A single region of the Vicia villosa cultivar HV-30 ecotype Madison, WI linkage group LG4, Vvil1.0, whole genome shotgun sequence genome encodes:
- the LOC131595516 gene encoding probable prolyl 4-hydroxylase 4 gives MSEICRVWFFIIPFFLICNFHGAYCSYAGSTNAIIDPTKVRQVSWKPRAFVYEGFLTDLECEHLISLAKSELKRSAVADNLSGESKLSEVRTSSGMFISKNKDAIVSGIEDKIASWTFLPKDNGEDIQVLRYEHGQKYDPHYDYFSDKVNIARGGHRVATVLMYLTNVTKGGETVFPNAELQESPHHKLYETSEDLSECGKKGIAVRPRRGDALLFFSLHPNAIPDTLSLHAGCPVIEGEKYSATKWIHVDSFDKVVGAGGDCADQHESCERWAALGECTKNPEYMVGSTGLPGYCRKSCKTC, from the exons atgagtgagatttgtAGGGTTTGGTTTTTCATAATTCCATTTTTCTTAATCTGCAATTTCCATGGAGCCTATTGCTCCTACGCAGGTTCCACCAACGCGATCATCGATCCAACTAAAGTGAGACAGGTTTCATGGAAGCCAAG AGCTTTTGTTTACGAAGGTTTCTTGACGGATTTGGAATGTGAACATTTGATTTCTCTAGCGAAATCGGAACTTAAGAGATCTGCGGTGGCGGATAATTTGTCCGGTGAGAGCAAATTGAGCGAAGTCAGAACAAGCTCTGGCATGTTCATTTCTAAGAACAAG GATGCCATTGTTTCTGGTATTGAGGACAAGATTGCATCCTGGACCTTTCTTCCAAAAG ATAATGGCGAAGACATACAAGTATTGAGATATGAACACGGGCAGAAATATGATCCACATTATGATTACTTTTCTGATAAAGTTAATATAGCTCGGGGAGGACACCGGGTTGCCACTGTTCTCATGTATCTCACAAATGTAACCAAAGGCGGTGAAACTGTGTTCCCTAATGCAGAG TTACAAGAATCTCCCCATCATAAATTGTATGAAACAAGTGAAGATCTCTCTGAGTGTGGCAAAAAAGGAATAGCAG TGAGACCCCGAAGAGGAGATGCACTTCTATTCTTTAGTCTCCACCCAAATGCTATCCCAGACACTCTCAGTCTTCATGCAGGATGCCCTGTAATTGAAGGAGAGAAATATTCGGCAACAAAGTGGATTCATGTGGACTCATTTGATAAGGTGGTGGGAGCTGGAGGGGACTGTGCTGATCAGCATGAAAGTTGTGAAAGATGGGCTGCCCTTGGAGAATGCACTAAGAATCCCGAATATATGGTTGGATCTACTGGCCTTCCTGGTTACTGTAGGAAAAGTTGCAAGACATGTTAA
- the LOC131595518 gene encoding histidine-containing phosphotransfer protein 1-like: protein MDVGQMRRQWMDYIKNMFMEGFLDGQFLQLQQLQDENNPEFVFEVVSLFFDDSERILKDLSFALEQQSVDFRKVDAHVHQFKGSSASIGAQGVKNACIAFRNFCEEQNIDACRRCLQQVKQEYFVVKNKLETLLRLEQQIVAAGGSIPIMELSF from the exons ATGGATGTGGGTCAGATGCGGAGACAATGGATGGACTACATCAAAAACATGTTCATGGAG GGATTCTTAGATGGTCAGTTTCTGCAACTTCAACAGCTGCAAGATGAGAATAACCCTGagtttgtttttgaagttgtttctcTTTTCTTTGATGATTCTGAGAGGATTCTCAAAGATCTGTCCTTTGCTCT GGAGCAGCAAAGTGTTGACTTCAGAAAAGTTGATGCTCATGTGCATCAGTTTAAGGGTAGCAGTGCAAG CATAGGTGCACAAGGGGTGAAAAATGCCTGCATTGCTTTCCGCAACTTCTGTGAGGAACAAAACATAGATGC TTGCCGCAGATGTTTACAGCAAGTGAAACAAGAGTACTTTGTTGTTAAGAATAAGCTTGAAACATTGTTGAGG CTCGAGCAGCAGATAGTCGCAGCTGGCGGCTCGATCCCTATAATGGAACTGAGTTTTTAA